ACCGCCGTTGTTGGACAGCAGGCCGATGGAGAACACGCAGGTCGCGGTGGCGGCGATGAGGCCGATGCCGGCGGCGAGGCCGTCCAGGCCGTCCACGAAGTTCATCGCGTTGACCATCGTCACGGCCAGCAGCACGGACAGGATCGCGCCCTGGTTCTGGTCCAGCGACAGCAACGATCCCGTGCCCTCGCCGTCGTCGCCCCACGGCACCCAGAACAGCAGCCACTGGAGCCCGAACAGCACGAGGATGCCCGCCGCGGTGACCTGGCCGGCGAGTTTCGTCAGGGAGTCCAGCTCGAAGCGGTCGTCGAGCACGCCCACCAGGACGATCACGCCGCCGCCGACGATGACCGCGTACGGGTCGTAGGAGAAGTCGAACGCCGACCGCAGCACGGGCAGCTGGTGCGCCAGCAGCATGCCGCCGAGCACGCCGCCGTACATGGCCAGCCCGCCCATCCGGGGCATGGGTTTGACGTGCACGTCCCGCGAGCGGGGGTAGGCGACCGCGCCGATCCGGAACGCCAGCGCGCGGACCAGGCCGACCAGCAGGAACGTCACGACGGCGGCGGTCAGGGCGACGAGCAGGTACTCCCGGACGGGGAGGACGTTGGACACGGCAGGCAACGGGCCCACGGCAGGCTTAGCCCCTCGAAGCCGGGATGTCGGGCGGTGTGGCCACCACGCTACTCCGATCGTGAAGATCCACTAGCGGGCGACCTCGACTTCGACGCCGAGCGCCTTCGAGACCTCGGCCACCGGCACCGCGCCCTCGCGGAGCACGACGGGGTCCGGACCGGTCAGGTCCACGATCGTCGACGCGACGTTCTCGGCCGACGGGCCGCCGTCGAGGTACACGCCGACGTCCTCGCCGAGCTGGTCCCACGCCTCCTGCGCGGTGCCCGCGGGCGGGAAGCCGGACTTGTTGGCGCTGGAGACGGCCATCGGGCCGACGTCGCGCAGCAGTTCCAGGGCGACCGGGTGCAGCGGCATGCGCAGCATGACCGTGCCGCGGGTCCGGCCCAGGTCCCAGGCGAGCGACGGCGCGTGTTCGAGCACCAGCGACAGGCCGCCCGGCCAGAACGCCTCGATCAGGGCGCGGGCCTGCCGGGACACGCTCAGCACCAGGCCGTCGATGGTGGTCCAGGAACCGACGAGGACGGGCACCGGCATGTCCGGTCCGCGCCCCTTGGCCTCCAGCAGCGCGCGCACGGCGGCGGCGTCGAACGCGTCGCAGCCGATGCCGTAGACGGTGTCCGTGGGGAGGACCACGAGGCGCCCGGAGCGCACCGCGCCCGCCGCGGCGGCGAGGCCGGCCGCGCGGTCGTCCTGCACGGCGCAGTCGTAGATCGTGCTCACCCACCTGATCCAAGCACAGCACGGGCAGTGTCCGGCGGCGGAGGTCACAGACCGGGTCTGCGCACCGATCGGGTGTCGAGCGCCCAGCCGCGCCTGCGGTGCGCCAGGACGAACCCGAAGACGAGCGCGGCGCCCACCGCGACCCCGGCCGCGGTGACCCCGGCGCTGCCCACCGCGCCGCCGACGAAGGGCAGCACGAGCACGGCCAGCGCGACGACGGCGGCCTGCCCGACGCCCGGTTCGACCCACCGCCACCGCTCCGCCTCCTCGGCGCGCCCGCGCAGGTCGAGGGCGAGGGCGACCAGCCCGGGGGCGGGCCGCAGGGCGAGGACCTCGTCGGCGAGGGCGTGGCACTCGGTGGCCTGTCGCCGGGTGCGGATGGCCAGACCGCCGTCGTCGGTGACCGCGCGGACCTCGGCGCTGCGCGCGACGAGGGCGAGGGCCAGGTGCCCGCGCAGCACGTCGGCCGTGTCGGGGTCGGCGGTCGAGCGCAACTCCCGGCGCACGTGGGCGACGACCCGCTCGGCGTTGCCGTCCTGCAACACCGTGCCGAGGGCGGCGAGCGAGCGGCCCACCCGGTCGTCGACGGGGTCCGGGGCGCGCGCGACGTGATCGGCCACCAGCGCCCGCAGGAGGCGCCACTCGTCGGGCGGCCGTTCGAGCGGTTGCTTGACACGCATCGCCGGTGCTCCGATTTACTCGCCGGAGGTGGAGGTCGCAGATTATCCCGGGGGCGAGGCGGCAGGTGCGCGTGGACAACCGGTGGGGTGCGTTCCCGGTGGCGCTGTGCGCGGCCGTCGCGTACGCGGTGGTGGGCGGCGCGGCGGGCGTCCTCGCGCTGCGCGCCGCCACCCCGGTCACCCCGACGCCCACCGCCGGGGCACCCCCGCTCCCCGTGGTCACCGCGCCCCCGTCCGCCGCCCGGACGGCCCCGTCCTCGGCCCCGTCCTCGGCCCCGGCGCCCGTGCCACCGGGCTTCCGGACCATCAGCGCACCCGGTGGCCTGAGCACGGTCGTCCCGGCGTCGTGGTCGACCTCGACGGGTACCGCGGTGACCACGCTGGTGGCGGTGGACCCGGCGGACGCGCGCCGCGAGGTGCGGCTCGGCGGGGCCCCGGTCACCGATCCGGCGAAGACCCTCCCGGCCCGCATCACCGAGGCCGCGGTGGACCGGGAACGCGAGGCCGGCCACTCCCGGATCGCGCTGTCGGAAACCTCGACCCGCGGTTTCCCGGCGGTCCGCTGGGAATTCGAGGAAGGCTCCGACCGGGGTCCGAAGCGGGTCGCCGCGACGTTCTGGGAAGTGGGCGGCGTCGAGTACGTGCTCTACGCGGCGGGCCCACCGGACGAGTGGGCGACGACCCGTGAGCTGCTGGACGTGATGATCCGGCACGCCACCCCGTGAACGATCGCGGGTCTCGCGGAAATGCCTTGCGAACGCGCTCCCCCGTTCTCTTTCCACAACCGGATCACTCACACGCTCCGCACTGCGGAGCACGCGGACGGAGCCGCTCGGGAAAGCTTCGACGACCTTCCGACCGGCCCGCGGTGGACCTCGCGGAATCACCCGGAATCGACACCGGTCCTGTGCGGACCGGAAAGTCGGACGCCCCTGCCGTGGGTGCCGCCCCGCACCGGGCGGTCAGGGACGCGGTCCCCGCGGCGGTCGGGGCGAGTACAGGGCGGCGCAGGTGGTCACCAGCGCCGCGAGGACGAGCACGGTGGTCGCGATGTCGACCAGTACGCCGAGCAGCCAGTCGAAGAGCATGGTCAGTCCCGTGGTGTGGTGGCCTTCCGGGCGGGTACGGGCGCCCGGGCACCTCGCCGCGAGCGCAGGCTGGTCACGGTGACGACGGCGAGGACGCCGACGATCACGGCCAGGGAGACGGAGGTGGGGATCTCCGGCACGGCGGGCCAGATGCCGTGCGCCCAGTGCAGCACCAGCTTCGCCCCGATGAACGCGAGGATGACGGCCAGTCCGTGGTTGAGGTGGACGAGCTTGGCGAGCGCGGTGTGCAGCACGAAGTACAGGGCGCGCAGGCCGAGCAGGGCGAAGGCGTTGGTGGCGAACACGAGGTAGGGGTCCTCGGTGATGCCGTAGACCGCCGGCACCGAGTCGACGGCGAACACCACGTCGGTCGCGAACACCGCGACCACCACGACGGCCAGCGGCGTGAGCGCGCGTCGCCCGTGCTCGCGCACGGTCAGCCGCGCGCCGCGGTAGTCGTCGGTGACCGGCATCAGCCGGCGCAGCAGCCGGACCACCCGCAGCCGGGAGACGTCGCGCTCGCCGCCGCCCCCGCCGGTCGACACCTCCTGCAGCAGCTTCACCGCCGAGGCGAGCAGGACCAGTCCGAACACGAGGAACGCCCAGGTGCCGGCCGCCAGCATCGCGGCGCCGGCCGCGATGAACGCGCCCCGCAGCACCAGGGCGCCGACGATGCCGTAGAGCAGGACGCGCTGCCGCACGTCGGCCGGCACGGCGAAGGCGGCGAGCAGCAGCATGAACACGAACAGGTTGTCCACCGAGAGGGACTTCTCGACCACGAACCCGGTCGCGAACTCCACCGCGGGGCCGCTGCCGAAGGCGTTCCACAGCCAGACCCCGAACACGACCGGCAGGGCGAGGTAGAACACCGTCCACCCCACCGCTTCGCGCGCCGACACCTCGTGCGGGCGGTGGGTGACCGCGAAGTCCGCGAGGAGCAGCGCGACCAGGACGGCGATGCTGACCGCCCACAAGCCCGCGGACCCGATGGACTCGATCGGACTCGCGGCCGCCGCGGCTGACGCGGACATCGAACCTCCCGGACACCGGAGTGGTTCGAGGTCTCCTTCACCCCCGCGGGGGCGGCCTCCCGGGGGCGCCGAGGGACGTCCGTACTGACCGGGCAGACGCTTGGGAAGTACTCCCCTCAGCGCTCAGTATCGTCCGACCCCACCACGGGGTAAAGACATGCAAAAGGGAAAAAAGCGACACGACCAGGTACACCGTCGTGACGCTGCGTGCACACGGGGGCGGTTGACGGCGGGCTCACACCCGGCGCGCGGTGGCGAAGCGGGGTCGGCCGGCCAGGTCGGCGTGGTCGGCCACGTCGGTGAGCACGCGGCGGGCCGACAGCAGGGCCGGGACGCTCTCGCCGTGGGTGTCGTCGTGCTCGATCGCGACGTGCCCGCCGGGGCGCAGCAGGCGGGCGGCGAGGGTGACGACGTGCCGGACCACGTCCAGGCCGTCCGCGCCGCCGAAGACGGCCTGGCGCGGGTCGTGGTCGGCGACCTCGGGCTGGACCTCGGTGGCGTCCGGCACGTACGGCGGGTTGCACAGCACCAGGTCCACCCGACCGTCCAGGTCGGACAGCACGTCCGGCGCCGTCACGTCGCCCGCGTGCAGGGTGACGGGGGTGTCGCCGGCGGCGGCGCGGGCGTCGGCGTTGCGCCGGGCCCAGGACAGCGCGGTGTGGTCGCGCTCGACGGCGTGCACGGTCGCCTTCGGGCGGTGGTGGGCGAACGCGAGCGCGAGCGCGCCGGAACCCGTGCACAGGTCCACCACGACCGGGTCCGGGACGCGCACGGCGGACAGCGCCCAGACGAGCAGCAGCTCGGTCTCCGGTCGCGGGATGAACACGCCGGGGCCGACCGCGAGGTCGACGCCCCCGAGGTGGGCCCAGCCCGTGATGTGCTGCAACGGGACGCGCGTCACCCGTCGGCGCACCACCCGGTGCAGGGCGTCCACCACCGGCGGGTCGACCAGCGGGATCAGGGGCAGGCGCGAGCGCTCGACGCCCAGGACGTGGGCGGCGAGGAGTTCGGCGTCCACCCGGGCGCTGTCGACGCCCGCCGCGGCCAGCATGCGTTCCGCTTCGAGGATGGCCAGCCGCAGCGGGTGTCGGGTCATGCGCGCAAGGGTAGGCCGATCAGAAGTTGATCATGTGTCCGGCCAGGCCGTGCACGGCTTCCTTGACGGCCTCGCTGAGCGTCGGGTGGGCGTGCACGTTGCGCGCCACCTCGTGCACGGTCAGGTCCCACTGCTGCGCCAGGGTCAGCTCCGGCAGCAGCTCGGTGACGTCCGGCCCGATCATGTGCGCGCCCAGCAGCTCGCCGTACTTGGCATCGCTGATCAGCTTCACGAACCCGGTCGGGTCGGCGAGGCCGTGCGCCTTGCCGTTCGCGGTGAACGGGAACTTCGCGACCTGGACGTCGTAGCCCTTCTCGCGGGCCTGCGCCTCGGTCCACCCGAACGAGGCGATCTGCGGCTGGCAGAACGTGGCCCGGGGGATCATCGGGAAGTCCAGCTCCATGGTCTCCGCGCCCGCGATGGTCTCCGCGGCGATGATGCCCATGGACTCGGCGGCGTGCGCCAGCATCAGCTTCGCGGTGACGTCGCCGATGGCGAAGATGTTCGGCGCCGTCGTGCGGCCCCGGCCGTCCACCGCGATGGCGCCGCGCTCGGTGAGCTGCACGCCGGTGTTCTCCAGGCCGTAGCCCTCCACGCGCGGCTGGAAACCGATGGCCTGCATGACCTTGTCGGCCTCCAGGACCTCTTCCCCGCCGTCCTTCGACACGGTGACGCGCACCTTGTCGCCGGAGTCGTCGATGGACTCCACGCGGGTGCCGACGCGCACGTCGATGCCGAGGCGCTTGTAGCGCTTGGCGAGTTCGGTGGAGACCTCGACGTCCTCCAGCGGCACCATGCGGTCCATGAACTCGACGATGGTGACCTTCACGCCGTAGTTGTGCAGCACGTAGCCGAACTCGACGCCGATCGCGCCGGCGCCCGCGATGA
This region of Saccharothrix longispora genomic DNA includes:
- a CDS encoding glycosyltransferase family 4 protein, with the protein product MGPLPAVSNVLPVREYLLVALTAAVVTFLLVGLVRALAFRIGAVAYPRSRDVHVKPMPRMGGLAMYGGVLGGMLLAHQLPVLRSAFDFSYDPYAVIVGGGVIVLVGVLDDRFELDSLTKLAGQVTAAGILVLFGLQWLLFWVPWGDDGEGTGSLLSLDQNQGAILSVLLAVTMVNAMNFVDGLDGLAAGIGLIAATATCVFSIGLLSNNGGDVGAYPPALIAATLAGACLGFLPHNFNPARIFMGDSGSMLIGLMLAASTISASGKINYESVRAEDVLGLLSPLVVVAAVLFVPMLDLLMAVVRRTRRGESPFSADKMHLHHRLLEIGHSQRRAVLLIYLWAGVLAFGAVALTIFDVAVVAWCFGIALLLALLVSAIPRLREVRRS
- a CDS encoding L-threonylcarbamoyladenylate synthase, with the protein product MSTIYDCAVQDDRAAGLAAAAGAVRSGRLVVLPTDTVYGIGCDAFDAAAVRALLEAKGRGPDMPVPVLVGSWTTIDGLVLSVSRQARALIEAFWPGGLSLVLEHAPSLAWDLGRTRGTVMLRMPLHPVALELLRDVGPMAVSSANKSGFPPAGTAQEAWDQLGEDVGVYLDGGPSAENVASTIVDLTGPDPVVLREGAVPVAEVSKALGVEVEVAR
- a CDS encoding TerC/Alx family metal homeostasis membrane protein, whose translation is MSASAAAAASPIESIGSAGLWAVSIAVLVALLLADFAVTHRPHEVSAREAVGWTVFYLALPVVFGVWLWNAFGSGPAVEFATGFVVEKSLSVDNLFVFMLLLAAFAVPADVRQRVLLYGIVGALVLRGAFIAAGAAMLAAGTWAFLVFGLVLLASAVKLLQEVSTGGGGGERDVSRLRVVRLLRRLMPVTDDYRGARLTVREHGRRALTPLAVVVVAVFATDVVFAVDSVPAVYGITEDPYLVFATNAFALLGLRALYFVLHTALAKLVHLNHGLAVILAFIGAKLVLHWAHGIWPAVPEIPTSVSLAVIVGVLAVVTVTSLRSRRGARAPVPARKATTPRD
- the prmC gene encoding peptide chain release factor N(5)-glutamine methyltransferase gives rise to the protein MTRHPLRLAILEAERMLAAAGVDSARVDAELLAAHVLGVERSRLPLIPLVDPPVVDALHRVVRRRVTRVPLQHITGWAHLGGVDLAVGPGVFIPRPETELLLVWALSAVRVPDPVVVDLCTGSGALALAFAHHRPKATVHAVERDHTALSWARRNADARAAAGDTPVTLHAGDVTAPDVLSDLDGRVDLVLCNPPYVPDATEVQPEVADHDPRQAVFGGADGLDVVRHVVTLAARLLRPGGHVAIEHDDTHGESVPALLSARRVLTDVADHADLAGRPRFATARRV
- the lpdA gene encoding dihydrolipoyl dehydrogenase, with the protein product MSAHFDVVVLGAGPGGYVAAIRAAQLGLKTAVIEERYWGGVCLNVGCIPSKALLRNAELAHLFTHERKTFGITVEGKVTFDYGAAFERSRKVADGRVKGVHFLMKKNNITEFSGWGTFVDANTIRVGDETITFEHAIIASGAKTRLLPGTKLSDRVVTYEEQILSDELPGSIVIAGAGAIGVEFGYVLHNYGVKVTIVEFMDRMVPLEDVEVSTELAKRYKRLGIDVRVGTRVESIDDSGDKVRVTVSKDGGEEVLEADKVMQAIGFQPRVEGYGLENTGVQLTERGAIAVDGRGRTTAPNIFAIGDVTAKLMLAHAAESMGIIAAETIAGAETMELDFPMIPRATFCQPQIASFGWTEAQAREKGYDVQVAKFPFTANGKAHGLADPTGFVKLISDAKYGELLGAHMIGPDVTELLPELTLAQQWDLTVHEVARNVHAHPTLSEAVKEAVHGLAGHMINF